The Candidatus Methylomirabilota bacterium genomic interval TCATTGTGAGGGCGTACAGCGATCACCGCAAGCTGACCGTTGCGGAAGCCGCTTATTGCCAACACCTCTGGATTCCCGCTTTCGCGGGAATGACGGACATGGGCGACACGGCGGCCCTGACGAAGAAGGGATTGAACCGGCGGCCGGGGGCCGGAGTGGATAGAGAACAGAAGTGACAGACTGAGAGACTTCGAACGCGGGTCTTACTTCACTCCATCACTAATGACTGATCCCTCTCCAGCGCCCGCGAGCGCTGCTGCCATGGCGAACGGAGGAAGCCGGTCACTTCTACACTGTCATTGTGGGCGACCAACGGGAGCGCCGCAATCGCATCGTTTTTGAAAGTACGAAGGACGGTGAGATTGCTTCGGTCGCCACGCCCCCTCGCAATGACCAATACAGGAGGCTTTCGGAACAATGACGGACGCGGGACCCGTGATCGTGGCTCGTGAACGTGGTCATTTCGCTGCAGAGTTGTGATCGTGATCCGCCGACCATGAACACGAAACACGAACACGTACACGAATTACGTGCAGGGATACGAACACGGCTCTATTTGCTTGAAGAGTTGTCCTGACGAAGAACGGGTGGGGACCTACCACACCGTTCTTGTTGGGTACTGCGTGATGGCGGGATCGGGGGTCAGGTGATGAGGCGTGGGCGATGGCTGATGCGCGGGAACTCAGTCGCAGGCGAAAAGCCGATCCCACATCTGCCTTGGCGAACAGAGGCGCATGCTGTGCACCTCGTTTAAGTCAAGTAGCGCCTTGTCGCCAGTGATGAAGAAATCAGCCTGCGCTGCGAGTGCACAGGCGAGAATGGGAATATCGTCGAGATCAGGGATGGGCAGGGTCAGGTTAACGGCGCTGGAGGGAACTCTCTGTCCATCAGCCAGCAGGTCGCGGGCGATTGCCATGGTCTCATTGTCGGCATGCAGCCTGGTATGTAAGATACGCGTGAATTCTATCTCGACCGGAGCGCCGATGAGTAGCTCCCAACGACCGCGAACGTGCCCGCGCACCAGCAGGCGCAGCAGATCCTCGCACAAGCCTCTGGCGATGATGGCGCTGACCAGAACGTTGGTATCCGGAAAGAGCCTCACGAGACATCTCGAAAGACATCCTCATCGGTCAGCCAGCCGATCGCCTCTGCTTTCGGCTGCAGACGTCGACGCAATTCGTCCATGCGGGCAAGGGCAAGATGCTCGCGGAGCATCTCCCTCGCCAGATCGCTCTTGGTCCGACGGGTACGCTTTGCCAGGCTGGTGAGTTCCTTTTCAAGCTGTTCGTCGAGTCGAATGGTGAGGCTACCCATGGTGACCTCCTTGATATCAATCGGCGTATAGAACTGTATGAAGAATAGCACGAGAGGCGCAGTCGCTCCACCCCATTATGCGGGGTATCATCGACCTATACCTAATGCGGGGGACATATGGCCGGACGTGAGATTGTACTCATCTGCACCGTCGGCGGCTCGCAATGACGGGCAGGAGGCGAAGCGCTATCGCCGTAGGCCGTCATTGTGGGCGACCAACGAGAGCGCCGCAATTGCATCGTTTTTGAAAGTACGAAGGACGGTGAGATTGCTTCGGTCGCTACGCTCCCTCGCAATGACCAACACAGGAGGCTTTCGGAACAATGACGGACGCGGGACCCGTGATCGTGATCGGCTTCCAAGGGACCGTGATCGTGGCTCGTGAACGTGGTCATTTCGCTGCAGAGTTGTGATCGTGATCCGCCGACCATGAACACGAAACACGAACACGTACACGAATTACGTGCAGGGACACGGCTGTTTCGTTCGAAAAAGTGCCCTGATGAAGAAAAGATTGAAGATATGGTGCTGTACTTCGTATAATCAGCGATCACAGTGTCTGTATCAACCACATTGTCTCAGGAGACATCACCATGTCGCAAAAACACCCTGTCGTTGCCGTCACTGGTTCATCCGGCGCGGGCACGTCCACCGTCAAGCGCGTCTTCGAAAACATCTTCCGCCGCGAGGCGATAGCTGCCGCCATCATTGAGGGCGACAGCCTGCACAGCCTGGACCGGACGGCGTTTCGCGCCGCCGTCGCCGAGGCCGCGAAAGCGGGCAATCATTCGTTCAGCCACTTCGGCCCGGAAGCGAACCACTTCGACAAAATCGAAGAAACGTTCAGGGTTTATGGCAAAACCGGCATGTGCACACGCCGCTACTATGTGCATAACGAGAAAGAAGCCGCGTTACACAACAAGCACTTCGGCCTGACTGATCTGAAACCGGGGGTATTCACCCCGTGGGAAGACATCGAACCGAATTCGGAGCTGCTGTTTTACGAAGGTCTGCACGGCCTGGTGGCCGATGGTAAGGTCGATGCGGGGCGATACGTAGATCTGGGCATCGGTGTGGTGCCGGTGGTCAACCTGGAATGGATTCAGAAGATCCATCGCGATATGGAAGAACGCGGCTATTCCCCCGAAGCGACGGTCGACACCATCCTGCGCCGCATGCCGAACTACGTCAAATATGTCACCCCGCAGTTCTCGCGCACCCATATCAACTTTCAGCGCGTCGCGACGGTGGATACGTCCAACCCGTTCATCTCGCGCGATATCCCCACCCTCGATGAAAGCTTCGTAGTAATCCGTTTCAGCAAGCCTCAGGGCGTGAACTTCCACTACCTGCTCACCATGATCCACGATTCCTTCATGTCGCGTGCGAACACCCTGGTGGTGCCCGGCGGCAAGATGAGCTTCGCGATGGAAATCATCCTGACCCCGATCCTGCACCAGATGATCGAGGACAAGAAGAAGTAGGTGTGTGCTGTGGCAATAGCGGAGAACCGTATGAACGGCGAATGTTCCCGAGCGAGAGACGCGCGAGATCGGGATGTGGTGCACACCGATCAAATGGCGGATCGGCGCGGGAAAATAAGGTTGCGCCGGTAGGTGCTTATTGGTAGGCTGTTTGCTGGAATCACACGGGTCGGGCGGGATCGTGGAACCGCACGGTTGATCAAGGGGGCATGGATGGGACGGGGGTGGTTAAGGGTCGTCTGCAACGCGCTGGCGCTCCTCCTGCTGGTCACCACGAATGCCTACGCAGCCGGGACGCTCAAGGTCGGCGTGGCCGGGCCGCTGACCGGCGATCAGGGCGCCCTGGGCCAGGAGCTGAAGAACGGCGTCACCATCGCCGTCGAGGAGTGGAACGCCAAAGGGGGGCTCCTCGGCCGGAGGATCGAGATCGTCTGGGGCGACGATCAGCACGATCCGAAGCAGGCCGTGGCGGTCGCCAATAAGTTCGTGAATGAGGAGGTCGTGGGGGTCGTCGGCCACTTCAACA includes:
- a CDS encoding phosphoribulokinase codes for the protein MSQKHPVVAVTGSSGAGTSTVKRVFENIFRREAIAAAIIEGDSLHSLDRTAFRAAVAEAAKAGNHSFSHFGPEANHFDKIEETFRVYGKTGMCTRRYYVHNEKEAALHNKHFGLTDLKPGVFTPWEDIEPNSELLFYEGLHGLVADGKVDAGRYVDLGIGVVPVVNLEWIQKIHRDMEERGYSPEATVDTILRRMPNYVKYVTPQFSRTHINFQRVATVDTSNPFISRDIPTLDESFVVIRFSKPQGVNFHYLLTMIHDSFMSRANTLVVPGGKMSFAMEIILTPILHQMIEDKKK
- a CDS encoding CopG family transcriptional regulator; this encodes MLFFIQFYTPIDIKEVTMGSLTIRLDEQLEKELTSLAKRTRRTKSDLAREMLREHLALARMDELRRRLQPKAEAIGWLTDEDVFRDVS